One genomic segment of Ricinus communis isolate WT05 ecotype wild-type chromosome 5, ASM1957865v1, whole genome shotgun sequence includes these proteins:
- the LOC8284608 gene encoding AT-hook motif nuclear-localized protein 23, producing MAGLDLGTTRYVHQLHHRPDLHLQRQLESEDHDSNRPGGGHFSTDHHQQHEDGSQQGLDLVAAATNSGDIVARRPRGRPPGSRNKPKPPVIITRESANTLRAHILEVGNGCDVFECISNYARRRQRGICILSGAGTVTNVSIRQPAAAGAVVTLHGRFEILSLSGSFLPPPAPPGATSLTIFLAGGQGQVVGGSVVGELTAAGPVIVIAASFTNVAYERLPLDEDEQLQMQSGSSGGGGGSGVGNNPFPDGAATSGGLPFFNLPLTMPSNVQLPVDGWAGTNSGSRAPF from the coding sequence ATGGCAGGTTTGGATTTAGGCACTACTCGCTATGTTCATCAGCTCCACCATAGACCTGACCTTCACCTCCAGCGCCAGCTTGAATCTGAAGACCACGATTCCAATCGTCCTGGCGGCGGTCATTTCTCCACTGACCACCACCAGCAACATGAAGACGGTTCCCAACAAGGCCTAGACCTAGTTGCTGCGGCTACAAACTCTGGAGACATCGTGGCTCGCCGGCCTAGAGGTCGCCCGCCTGGTTCAAGGAATAAACCAAAACCTCCTGTCATAATTACTAGAGAGAGCGCCAACACTCTGCGAGCCCACATTCTTGAAGTAGGAAATGGATGCGATGTGTTTGAGTGTATCTCAAACTATGCACGTAGACGGCAGAGAGGGATTTGTATACTTAGTGGAGCGGGAACCGTGACTAACGTTAGCATCAGGCAACCAGCTGCAGCTGGAGCTGTTGTTACTCTTCATGGCAGATTTGAGATCTTATCTTTATCTGGATCTTTCTTGCCTCCACCAGCCCCACCTGGCGCAACTAGCCTAACAATCTTTCTTGCTGGTGGGCAAGGGCAGGTGGTCGGAGGAAGCGTGGTGGGAGAGTTGACGGCAGCCGGGCCGGTGATTGTCATCGCAGCATCTTTCACAAACGTTGCATATGAGAGGCTACCCTTGGATGAAGATGAGCAGCTACAGATGCAGAGCGGTAGCAGCGGTGGTGGTGGGGGAAGTGGAGTTGGGAATAATCCATTTCCTGATGGGGCAGCAACCTCAGGTGGATTGCCGTTCTTTAATTTACCACTGACTATGCCGTCAAACGTGCAGTTGCCGGTAGACGGATGGGCCGGGACAAACTCAGGCAGTAGGGCTCCATTTTGa